The Peptoanaerobacter stomatis genome includes the window ATATGTTAAGTGATAAACAACCGCTTGATATAATAAATGAAGAACTAATTCCGGCGCTTGACGAAGTAGGTTTGGGGTTTGAAAAAGGAACTGTATTTTTACCTCAACTTATGATGAGTGCAGATGCTGCGTCAAGAGCATTCGATGCATTAAAAGAAAAATTAATATCTTTGGAAGATAAAAGCAAAGAAAAAGATAAAATCATACTTGCTACAGTCAAAGGAGATATTCATGATATAGGGAAAAATATAGTTAAAGTTTTGCTGGAAAACTACGGTTATGATGTTTATGATTTAGGAAAAGATGTAGATTATGATACTATATTGGACACTATTGTAAAAGAAAATGTAAAACTGGTAGGTTTGTCGGCACTTATGACCACAACTGTGGACAATATGCAAAAAACAATAGAGCTTATAAAAGAAAAGACGCCGAAAACTCAAATAATGGTAGGAGGAGCGGTGCTTACCAAAGATTATTCTATGAAAATAGGAGCGGACAGATATTGTAAAGATGCAATGGAATCAGTAAGATATGCAAAAGAAGTGTTTGGAAAATAAACGATTAAAAAAGCGACTTTTATACTTTTATCTAATGAAATGCAGATGTTTTTTAATATAATTTTCAAATATATTTTGCTCGGGGCACTTTTTTATAAATACCTGCAAAGCAGATATTTATAAAAGCTTTAGCAATCCCGCTGGCAAAACAATTTGAATACATCTTAAATTCAATAGAGTTTAGTATTAAAAGTCGCTTTTTCTTTCCAATGTCATAACTATTTGACTGTATTTTTCTTCAAAAGACTGATAGTATTGTGGGAATATATTTCCTATAAGATTTTCCATAAGCAATCTCGGTTTTGCTCTATATCCAAATCCTATTTTTTTTGCAACTTTTTCCTGGTGTTCATCTTTTATGGAAAAAGGTAATATTATATGGACTTTTCCACTGAAATTACCGGCTATGTCACGTATGCCTATATATAGTTTTGTCAATGTTTCATCGTCTAAAAATTCAGCAAATCCGTTACACGAAACAATAAGATTTTTTTTACCTTTACAATCCTGCTCATATAATTTTTGTTCGAGATAATCAAATATGGAAATATTGTATCTTTTTGTATTGTTATTTTTTTGGCATAATAAGTCACAAAGAATTTCATTATTATGAAGCCATTTTGAACTTATATCTATATTTATTATCTCGTTGTCTGTAGGAATATATTGTTCTTTGCAAAGCTCTTGCATACGATCTGCTATTCTGTTTATTTCCAAGCCGTCAAATCCACAACCGCTACCTATATCCATAAAAACAAACGGCTCTTTATAATCTGAAATATATTTTTTAAGTGTATATCTTATTGTAGATTCAACCGCCACACGTCGCCAAGTTATAGGAGGAGCGACTATTTTAAGTAATTTTGCGTCAAAAGATGTACCGAAAAAACTGCTTTGCGGAGTGCTTAGTAGAGAATATAAAGTTACTTCTTCAGTTCCCGGGCATCTTGACATAATATTTCCAAGTGTACTCAAATTTACCAAGATATTACCTGCAATAGTTAATTTTGAAGTTCTTTTCGGTAAGTCTTTTGTTTTATAACTTGTCAGTTTTATAGTATTATCATCTTTTTCAAAATATAAAGAGTGATCTTTTATATACATATATTCCCATATGGATTTTTCGTTAGTGACGGTTTCCCAAGATTTATTAAATTCTGTATTTTTCATGGCATAACACCAATGTACAATGTAGACATTATCCTTTCTTTTATTTATACTAAAACTTATTTAATCAGGTAATAGTATTATATCCTCAATAAACTGATGTTGGATTTTTTATAGCTTAGTAAAATATATATAATTATATTATTTGCTTTAGTAATTCTTATTAGTGTTCAATTTGTTACCATGATGTTTTGATTAAAAAATAAACAATTAGTAGCTACTTAAATATATTGAGTACTAATAAGGTAATCCATTTTTACAGCTTTGTCAAGTTTTCTGTTATTTTATAGCAAATATTCCTTGAATAATCATGGTTTGAAAATATTTTTGTGGATTCAAAATTTGGCGTATTTATTGCATTAGGAGCAAATTGAGGCTCTATACATACTCCTGCATACTTATTATAAACATTATTATATTTTCCTTTTATATTATCTATAAAATTACCTGTGTATAATTGAAAACAAGGTGCATCGGAATATATTAAAAGGTTCAGTGAATTTGATTCGTTTGCTATTATTCCGTTTAATATGAAATTTACATCCGATATTTCCTCTATATCCGTTTTATTTGAAACAGATATTTTTAAAGCTTCAAATTCAATATATTCAGATTTTTTGTCCAATACAAAGTTGTGGTCATATCCTCTTGTAAAACTTAATTGTTTTGAATATTTATCTAAATTTTCGCCTATTTGTACAATATCTGTGAAGTCAAACGGTGTTTTTTCTACGCTTAAAATTTCTCCGCTTGGTATATAGCAGTCAGAATTTGTATATAATTTGGAGTTAAGTATAATTTTATGAGAGAGTATATCTTTTTTGCCACTTAAATTGAAATATGGATGCGCTGTCAGGTTTGCTATAGAGTCCATATCTGATTTATATGTGTAATTTATAATTAAACTGTCTTGTGTAAGCAAAAAAGTTGCAAATATGGTAAGATTTCCGGGATATCCGTCATACTCTTCTTTTTGTACGAGTTTGATTACAAGTTTTGCATATGAAGTATGTGTCTGCTCAGAAATTACTTCCCATATTTGTTTGTGCAATCCGTTTGAACCGCCGTGAAGATGATTTTCGCCATTGTTTTGTTCTAATTTATAGATGGTATTGTTAATCGTAAAAAGTCCTTTTTCTATTCTGTTGGCACATCTTCCTATAGTTGCTCCGAAGTAATTGGGATTATCTTCATAATCTGATAGCTTATCATATCCGAGCACTATGTCTTTGCCTTTATATATAAGATTTTTGATTATAGCGCCATATTGTATTATATGGGCGCTGATATTTTGATTAGACAGTATATACTCATATATATCTTGATTAGATGAGGTCTTGCCGAAAAGTTTTTTCTCGATATTCATTTCTTCTCCTGTTTTTACGTTATATTAAAATATTTCTCTTACGCCGTCATCTACATCAGCTATTATAAATTCTCCGTCTAATCCGGTTTCCTCTTTATATTTTGCAGAAACTTCTTTTATGAATTCATCTATTTTATTTTCTTCTACTATGGCTATACAGCAACCGCCAAATCCTGCGCCTGTCATTCTTGCGCCTACACATCCTGTTGCAGAGTTTGCATATTTTGTCATTGCATCAAGATATGGTCCTGTAACTTCATATAACTCTCTTAGAGAGTTGTCGGATTCTATCAATAGTTTACCAAGAGTTTTTATATCGTTTGAAGACAGTGCTTGTTGTGCTTGAATAACTCTTTTGTTTTCTTCTACAACGTGTTGAACGCGCTTTCTTATTGGGAGCTCTATCAATCTGTTAATTAAATAAAAATCTTTTTCTTGTAATTCGCATAAGTTGTTTATATCGACAAATTGCTTTAAAATTGAAAGCCCTTCGTCACACTCGGCTCTTCTCTCGTTATATTTTGAGTCTTTGAGTTCTCTCCTTTTGTTTGTGTTAAGTATCACAATTTTATAACCTTTTAATATAAAAGGATTATATTCATATTCTAAAGTATCTGTATTTATTAAAACAGCATTATCTTTTTTCCCTATGCCTATTATGAATTGATCCATTATTCCTGAATTTATGCCTATAAATTCATTTTCTGCCAGTTGTCCTATTTTTATAAGCTCTAAAATAGGTATGTTATTGTCATTATATAATGTGTTTATAATTTGTCCTATGAGTAATTCTAAGCTCGCTGATGAACTAAGTCCGGAGCCGTTTGGTATATTGCCGTATATTAAAAGGTCAAAACCTCCTATTTTATATCCTTTTTGCTCTATATATTTTACAACGCCCATAACATAGTTTGCCCAAGTATTTTCTGTTTTGTATGAAATAAAATCATCTTTTGTAAGAGAGTATGAAGGCTTTATGTTTAAGCTTGTAATGTTGAATTTTTCATCGTCATTTTTTCTTGCTATACCGTATGTTCCTATGCTGATTGCACATGGCAATACCTTTCCTCCGTTATAGTCTATATGTTCTCCTATTATGTTTATACGGCTTGGAGAAAAAAACTTGTGTATTTTTTGCTCGTTTGAAGGAAATAACTCATTAAATTGTTGTAATAAATTCTGCGTTATACTCATTTATAAGCTCCTTTTATATTTTTCATATGCTTGTTGTAATTCTATTGCTGTTTCTTCCGGTATTCTCGGATTTGTTTTCGCCCATGCGGCTGTTTCTGATGAAGCATTCCATTTTATAGAGTTTTCGCCTCTTAAAGGAGGGAAAAATTTTACATGGAAGTGATAGTAGTCATTCACATCAGTGTAGTTTTTATCGTTAAAAGGTGGTTGATATATCCCCATCATATATGGAAATATTTTATTAAAAAGTGTATCAAAAGTGCCTTGCATATGTTTTATTATGAGTGCGAAATCATATTTTTGTTTATCTGAAAAATCTTCTATTGTGTTTAGATTATCAGCTTTTGGCACTATATAAACACCGTATGGGTAATCTGTATAAAATGGTATGAAAGCTACAAAAGAGTCATTTTGCATTATTATTCTTTTGTTTTCCTTTAACTCTTCATCTCTTATTTTTAAAATAAGAGATTTATTTGTTTGCTGATAATATTTTTTTGAATTTTCCAATTCCACTTTTATTCTAAGAGGTACAAAACCGTAGCCGTATATTTGTCCGTGTGGATGAGGTTGTGTAGTACCTACTTCTTTACCTCTGTTTTCAAATATAAGCACATGTTTTATATGTTCGTCTTTTTTCATGGCGGTAAATCTTTCCTGCCATAAGTTAACAATTTTAAGAACGTGTTCATCGCTTAAATCATAGATAGAATCATTATGATTAGGCGAGTATAATATTACTTCAGCCTTTCCGAAAGATTTAGCGGTTTTGTAAAAATCTGTGGATATATCATCAGGTTCATCAGGTATAGGTTTCATACTCGGCCAGTCATTTTCATACATAAGGACATCGTAGTTATCCGGTACTTTTCCTGAACCTATACAAAATGCACAGTAATCTTTGGGCATATCCGGTCTGCTTTGTCTGTTGCCGGCAACTATTGTCCAATCGTCAAGTAATGGGTTGTAACGAAATTCTGCCATAAATTCTCCTTGCTTATTAAGAAATTTTTGTAATGTATATTTATTTTTGTATTTATAAAAAGCTATAAATATTTAGCTATTTGTATCTTTAATAGTCTTAATTTCAGATGTATAATATGTGAAATAAAAAATATTTGCGTTTTTTAATCATGAATACCAATATATAATAGCATAATAGATAACTTATATGAATGTTCATAAGTATTGTCATAGATTATAAAACTTGCACAATACTATTTTTCTATTAGTCTATTAATTTTTAGTATGAATTTTGATAAAAATATTGTCTAAAATCCGTTTGGATGTTTTTGGTGAAAGTTCCAAGCGTCTTGGATAATTTTTTCTATCTGTGGATATTTTGGAGCCCAACCTAATTGCTTTGATATTTTTTCAGAAGAGGCTACAAGTTTGGCAGGATCGCCGGCTCTTCTACCCTCAAATTTTACTTTTATATCATAACCTGTTACTTTTTTTGCAGCGTCTATTACCTGTGAGACTGAGTATCCAAGTCCGTTACCGAGGTTATATACTGTGCTTTCATCTCCGTTTAATAGTGATTTTACAGCAAGATAATGTGCTGAGGCAAGGTCTTCTACGTGTATATAATCTCTTATACAAGTGCCGTCAATCGTATCATAATCATTCCCGAATACACTTATATATTCTCTTTTTCCAAGAGGAACTTGAAGTATTAGAGGAATCAGATGAGTTTCTGTCATATGTGCTTCTCCAAGAACTCCTTCAGTATCTGCACCGGCTGCGTTGAAATATCTAAGTGCAATATATTTTATACCATATGCTTTGTCAAACCACTTCATCATTTTTTCCATAGAAAGTTTGGTTTGTCCATAGGTGTTTGTAGGATTAGTTTCATCATCTTCTGTTATAGGAATGTTTTTAGGCTCGCCGTATGTAGCGGCTGTAGATGAAAATACTATTTTATTTACCCCGTTTAGACGCATTTCTTCAAGCAGACAAGCTGTACCATATAAATTGTTGTCGTAGTATTTGAAAGGATCTTGCATACTCTCACCGACAAGCGATGAAGCGGCGAAATGTATTACAGCATCTATTTTATTTTCTTTAAATACTTTGTTCATAAATGCCCTGTCACGAATGTCACCTTGATAAAATTTATCGGATAATACTGCCTCTTTATGCCCGGTTATAAGGCTGTCGACAATAATTACGTCCTCAGATTGTTTAAGTAATAGTTTTTGTACATGAGAACCGATATATCCGGCTCCTCCTGTGATTAGAATAGACATATATCCTCCTGTTTTTGTCGAAATATTAAAACCATGAAAAAATATTATAGCATATATTTTAATATGGTTTTAATTTATATTATAATTTTTAAAAATTAAAAACACTTTTATTAAAAATATTGTATGACGTAAACTCTATTATAATATAAAACAGATAAAATATAAACAGTATTTTAGTAATATATCAACAATTATTTATTGAAAAAATCAAAGAATTATAGATTTTTATGAGCACTATAGCTGAATTCACATATATTTTACTTGACACATAAATATATTTTATGTATAATAGGACAATTATTTTTTTTTAAAAGGTAGTATTAATTTTATTTTTAAGAAGGGATGATTTTTATGGAATTTGGAGTTTTATCAATAGTACCTCCTCTTGTTGCCATAATACTTGCTCTTATAACAAAAGAAGTTATATCATCACTTATGCTCGGTATATTTGCGGGTGGACTTATATTTACCGGTGGAGATATACTTAACACTTTTCAGACGATATTTGAGCTTATGGGAAACAAACTTGGTGAGAATGGCTTGATGATTTTGTTTTTGAGTTTACTTGGAGCATTAGTTACTGTTATGAACAGGGCAGGAGGCTCTTTTGCCTATGGTAAATGGGCTGGTGAAAAAATCAAAAGCAAATCTATGGCGAAAGTATCTGCCGGTATACTTGGAATACTTATATTTATAGACGATTATTTCAACTGCCTTACAGTAGGAGCGGTAATGCGTCCTATAACTGACAAAAATAAGGTATCTCGTGCAAAGTTGGCATATATAATAGACTCTACTGCAGCGCCTGTATGTATAATAGCTCCGGTATCAAGCTGGGCGGCATCAGTTGTATCCAATATAGGAAGTGCCAATGTGGACAACCCTATGGGAGTGTTTATATCTACCATACCGTTTAATCTTTATGCACTGCTTACAATATTTTCTGTATTTTTCTTTGCATTGGTAGGTTTTGATATAGGACCTATGGCATCTCTTGAAATGGATGATACATCTGCAAATGATGTTATGATAGATGATGGTGAGCTTAAACATAGTGAAAAAGGAAAAGTAATAGATTTGATATTACCGGTTGCTGTACTTATAGTTGTTACAATATTCTTTATGCTTAGAACGGGCGGATATTTTGACGGTTCAAATCCTACATTAAAAGATGCTTTCGGAAATGCCTCTGTAAATATATCACTTGTACTTGGTTCTACTATTGCTTTGGTTGTCGCATTTTTGATGTATATTCCGAGAAAACTCTTGGCTTTCAGAGAGTTTATGGAGTGTATAACTGAAGGCGTTAAATCAATGGTAGGTGCGATGATAATCCTTACTCTTGCTTGGACAATAGGTGGAATAACAAAAGAAGAATATCTTAACACAGGCGGATTTGTGGCACATCATCTTGCAAGCAAC containing:
- a CDS encoding aldose epimerase family protein yields the protein MNIEKKLFGKTSSNQDIYEYILSNQNISAHIIQYGAIIKNLIYKGKDIVLGYDKLSDYEDNPNYFGATIGRCANRIEKGLFTINNTIYKLEQNNGENHLHGGSNGLHKQIWEVISEQTHTSYAKLVIKLVQKEEYDGYPGNLTIFATFLLTQDSLIINYTYKSDMDSIANLTAHPYFNLSGKKDILSHKIILNSKLYTNSDCYIPSGEILSVEKTPFDFTDIVQIGENLDKYSKQLSFTRGYDHNFVLDKKSEYIEFEALKISVSNKTDIEEISDVNFILNGIIANESNSLNLLIYSDAPCFQLYTGNFIDNIKGKYNNVYNKYAGVCIEPQFAPNAINTPNFESTKIFSNHDYSRNICYKITENLTKL
- a CDS encoding galactokinase gives rise to the protein MSITQNLLQQFNELFPSNEQKIHKFFSPSRINIIGEHIDYNGGKVLPCAISIGTYGIARKNDDEKFNITSLNIKPSYSLTKDDFISYKTENTWANYVMGVVKYIEQKGYKIGGFDLLIYGNIPNGSGLSSSASLELLIGQIINTLYNDNNIPILELIKIGQLAENEFIGINSGIMDQFIIGIGKKDNAVLINTDTLEYEYNPFILKGYKIVILNTNKRRELKDSKYNERRAECDEGLSILKQFVDINNLCELQEKDFYLINRLIELPIRKRVQHVVEENKRVIQAQQALSSNDIKTLGKLLIESDNSLRELYEVTGPYLDAMTKYANSATGCVGARMTGAGFGGCCIAIVEENKIDEFIKEVSAKYKEETGLDGEFIIADVDDGVREIF
- the galT gene encoding galactose-1-phosphate uridylyltransferase, translating into MAEFRYNPLLDDWTIVAGNRQSRPDMPKDYCAFCIGSGKVPDNYDVLMYENDWPSMKPIPDEPDDISTDFYKTAKSFGKAEVILYSPNHNDSIYDLSDEHVLKIVNLWQERFTAMKKDEHIKHVLIFENRGKEVGTTQPHPHGQIYGYGFVPLRIKVELENSKKYYQQTNKSLILKIRDEELKENKRIIMQNDSFVAFIPFYTDYPYGVYIVPKADNLNTIEDFSDKQKYDFALIIKHMQGTFDTLFNKIFPYMMGIYQPPFNDKNYTDVNDYYHFHVKFFPPLRGENSIKWNASSETAAWAKTNPRIPEETAIELQQAYEKYKRSL
- the galE gene encoding UDP-glucose 4-epimerase GalE; translation: MSILITGGAGYIGSHVQKLLLKQSEDVIIVDSLITGHKEAVLSDKFYQGDIRDRAFMNKVFKENKIDAVIHFAASSLVGESMQDPFKYYDNNLYGTACLLEEMRLNGVNKIVFSSTAATYGEPKNIPITEDDETNPTNTYGQTKLSMEKMMKWFDKAYGIKYIALRYFNAAGADTEGVLGEAHMTETHLIPLILQVPLGKREYISVFGNDYDTIDGTCIRDYIHVEDLASAHYLAVKSLLNGDESTVYNLGNGLGYSVSQVIDAAKKVTGYDIKVKFEGRRAGDPAKLVASSEKISKQLGWAPKYPQIEKIIQDAWNFHQKHPNGF
- a CDS encoding Na+/H+ antiporter NhaC family protein; this encodes MEFGVLSIVPPLVAIILALITKEVISSLMLGIFAGGLIFTGGDILNTFQTIFELMGNKLGENGLMILFLSLLGALVTVMNRAGGSFAYGKWAGEKIKSKSMAKVSAGILGILIFIDDYFNCLTVGAVMRPITDKNKVSRAKLAYIIDSTAAPVCIIAPVSSWAASVVSNIGSANVDNPMGVFISTIPFNLYALLTIFSVFFFALVGFDIGPMASLEMDDTSANDVMIDDGELKHSEKGKVIDLILPVAVLIVVTIFFMLRTGGYFDGSNPTLKDAFGNASVNISLVLGSTIALVVAFLMYIPRKLLAFREFMECITEGVKSMVGAMIILTLAWTIGGITKEEYLNTGGFVAHHLASNNIPIWIFPAIIFVVAAFLAFSTGTAWGTFGILIPIIVPIIVNMDAMSHISIILASIFSGSVFGDHCSPISDTTILSSAGANCNHIDHVSSQLPYAFVTAIASFIGFIIGGYFNNVIVALGTALISLLILIFIAKKLTYDKLKV